In one Xiphophorus couchianus chromosome 17, X_couchianus-1.0, whole genome shotgun sequence genomic region, the following are encoded:
- the dram1 gene encoding DNA damage-regulated autophagy modulator protein 1, which yields MFWFRQGLCFLPAFLVVWSSCTFIVSYIIALFRGDVDIIFPYISDTGANPPESCIFGLMTFISSCAGTATIYARYKYVERLTEQNSLVKPCLNKAGLVFGLAACFGMCIVATFQETAVTPVHDFGALVFFVSGVLYIILQSVISLQASPYDSSICVCRFRLFIAIVAGVAFFPTVICAYFVKQTTLHRHTSDKDYPFHIASAVCEWIVAFSFVCFFLTYIDDFKTFKLQVRTEYED from the exons ATGTTCTGGTTCAGGCAGGGGCTTTGCTTCCTGCCCGCGTTTCTGGTCGTCTGGTCCTCCTGCACTTTCATCGTTTCCTATATTATTGCGCTCTTTAGAGGCGATGTGGACATTATATTCCCCTATATAAG tgaTACGGGTGCAAATCCACCTGAGAGCTGCATTTTTGGCCTTATGACCTTCATTTCTTCATGCGcag GAACTGCCACCATATACGCCAGATACAAGTATGTGGAGAGGCTGACTGAGCAGAACAGCCTGGTCAAACCGTGCCTGAATAAAGCCGGGCTCGTGTTTGGGCTTGCCGCCTGTTTTGGGATGTGCATCGTTGCTACTTTCCAG GAAACAGCAGTGACGCCAGTCCATGATTTCGGGGCGCTTGTATTTTTCGTCTCTGGTGTTCTTTACATAATCCTGCAGTCTGTAATATCTTTACAAGCGTCTCCTTATGATTCGTCCATCTGTGTGTGTCGATTCCGTTTGTTCATCGCAATAGTTGCTGGAGTTGCATTTTTTCCCA CTGTGATCTGTGCGTATTTTGTTAAACAAACCACCCTCCACAGGCACACATCTGACAAG GATTATCCGTTCCACATCGCCAGTGCCGTCTGCGAGTGGATCGTTGCCTTCAGCTTCGTGTGCTTCTTCCTCACATACATTGACGATTTCAAA acgTTTAAGTTGCAAGTGAGGACAGAATATGAGGACTAG
- the washc3 gene encoding WASH complex subunit 3 produces the protein MDEDGLPIVGSGVDLTKVPAIQQRRVVAHLNQFVVHTVRFLNRFSTVCEEKLSNISLRIQQIETTLCILEAKLSSIPGLEEVTVDGLNQQQSVQSNGPVSASQNQSDGVTAGGAPPSQPGQSHPEAAPAPEKAEVVPENVMTVAKDQRYARYLKMVQVGVPPMAIRNKMLMEGLDPNLLDTPDAPVPDGAENEDISATSSDSESSFSD, from the exons ATGGACGAAGACGGTCTGCCAATCGTTGGTTCTGGAGTTGATCTCACGAAG GTTCCTGCGATACAACAAAGGAGAGTCGTCGCCCACCTCAATCAGTTTGTTGTGCACACAGTTCGCTTCCTTAACCGATTCTCTACTGTGTGCGAGGAG aaactttcaaatatttccCTTCGCATACAACAAATTGAAACCACTTTGTGTATTTTGGAGGCCAAA TTATCATCCATCCCTGGACTGGAGGAAGTCACAGTGGATGGACTCAACCAGCAGCAAAGTGTCCAGTCTAATGGACCGGTTAGCGCCAGTCAGAACCAATCAGACGGCGTAACAGCAGGGGGAGCTCCTCCCTCACAG CCCGGTCAGAGTCACCCAGAAGCTGCACCTGCACcagaaaaagcagaagtggtTCCAGAGAATGTCATGACTGTGGCTAAGGACCAACGTTATGCACGTTACCTGAAAATGGTTCAAGTG GGAGTACCGCCAATGGCTATTCGTAATAAAATGCTTATGGAAGGTTTGGATCCCAACTTGCTTGa CACACCTGACGCGCCGGTGCCTGATGGAGCAGAGAATGAGGATATTTCTGCCACCAGCTCTGACAGCGAATCATCGTTCAGCGACTGA